The following is a genomic window from Vibrio cyclitrophicus.
TCATCAATGTTTGAAGATGAAATTTCAGCTTCTTCGAATTCGTACGCTTTACGGTCTTCACTACGGTCTAGTGGAAGATTCACGAAGTCAAACAACTCGCGGTCAGCTAGTTGGCTTGGGCTTACGTTTTGAATTGACTTGAAGATCTTCTCAACACGACCTGGCGTTTTAGTATCCCAATCAATTAGCATTGCTTTAATATTCTGACGCTGTAGGTTCTCTTGAGAGCCACACAGGTTACAAGGAATAATCGGAAACTCTTTGTGCTCAGCGTATTGGATTAGGTCCGTTTCACGGCAGTAAGTCAGTGGACGAATAACAACGTTACGTCCATCATCTGAACGAAGCTTTGGTGGCATAGCCTTTAAGCGTGCACCGTGGAACATATTCAGGAACATGGTCTCAACGATGTCGTCCAGGTGGTGACCTAGTGCGATCTTAGTTGCGCCAATCTTTTCTGCGAACGAGTACAAAGTACCACGACGAAGACGAGAACATAGGCCACACGTTGTTTTGCCTTCTGGCACTTTCTCTTTAACCACTGAATACGTATCTTTATCTACGATGTAGTAAGGAATGTTCAGCGTTTCAAAGTACTCAGGAAGAATGTGTTCAGGGAACCCAGGTTGTTTTTGATCTAGGTTTACTGCCACAACATCAAATTTGATAGGTGCTGCTTCACGTAAACGTAGCAAAATGTCTAGCATCGCAAATGAATCTTTACCACCACTAATACATGCCATTACCACGTCATTCTCTTCGATCATG
Proteins encoded in this region:
- the ttcA gene encoding tRNA 2-thiocytidine(32) synthetase TtcA, producing the protein MNQNDNRKETLEFNKLQKRLRRNVGNAIIDYNMIEENDVVMACISGGKDSFAMLDILLRLREAAPIKFDVVAVNLDQKQPGFPEHILPEYFETLNIPYYIVDKDTYSVVKEKVPEGKTTCGLCSRLRRGTLYSFAEKIGATKIALGHHLDDIVETMFLNMFHGARLKAMPPKLRSDDGRNVVIRPLTYCRETDLIQYAEHKEFPIIPCNLCGSQENLQRQNIKAMLIDWDTKTPGRVEKIFKSIQNVSPSQLADRELFDFVNLPLDRSEDRKAYEFEEAEISSSNIDESMFIDVTNV